One window of the Niallia circulans genome contains the following:
- a CDS encoding NDxxF motif lipoprotein, with amino-acid sequence MKRIFYSMLILFLLSACSKGGGMETEEEIVDTNNVKVPSTIFYSDKQNSVIDEEEMKSSIKTYLDTHEELSLASSPFQEIIDEEKELTKSDLEKLKQINRLTRENDDNFLNYISQNTLPQGYQEESERISRYITSLNGMLDELDTVLDQLTDDLNEDVIPTVNMDSLYKSSKVVNGREQKKIEEFLENKNIKTKAFGRKQ; translated from the coding sequence ATGAAAAGAATATTTTATAGTATGCTAATTCTTTTTCTATTAAGTGCATGTTCAAAAGGAGGTGGAATGGAGACGGAAGAGGAAATAGTCGATACAAATAATGTGAAGGTTCCTAGTACCATTTTTTATTCTGACAAACAAAATAGTGTAATTGATGAAGAAGAAATGAAATCAAGCATAAAAACATACTTAGACACCCATGAAGAATTATCTCTTGCTAGTTCCCCTTTTCAAGAGATAATAGACGAAGAAAAAGAATTAACGAAAAGTGATTTAGAGAAGTTAAAGCAAATTAACAGGCTTACAAGAGAAAATGATGATAACTTTTTAAACTATATCTCACAAAATACATTACCCCAGGGTTATCAAGAAGAATCCGAAAGAATAAGTAGATATATTACAAGTTTAAATGGGATGCTAGATGAATTAGATACAGTGCTCGACCAACTTACAGACGACTTGAATGAAGATGTCATTCCTACAGTAAACATGGACTCTTTATATAAAAGCAGTAAGGTAGTTAACGGAAGAGAACAGAAAAAAATAGAAGAGTTTCTGGAAAATAAAAATATCAAGACTAAAGCATTTGGACGTAAGCAATAA